In Chitinophagaceae bacterium C216, the genomic stretch AGGCTGACCAATGAGCTGATTGCATTAAAGACAGATTTCATCAAGATTCCCAATGAGATTAAGGGTGTGAAGCTGAATGACCAGCAAAAGCAAACCTTGATGGAGGGCAAACCGCTCTATTTGGATGGGATGACTTCCACGAAAGGCAAGGAATTTTCCGCAACTGTACAGTTCAATGCGGACAAACGTTATGTAGAGTTCCTGTTTGACAGAAGCAACAATAATCGGCAGTCGCAAAGCAACCTGCAAAATAACCAACAACGCCAATCCAATGAAATTCCGAGAACTTTCAGGGGCAAGGAACTCAATGATGAACAATACGATAAGTTCAAAGCCGGGCAAACCGTCTATGTTGATGGTTTGGTAGATAAGAAAGGTCAGAAATACCAGGGCTATATCACGCTCAATAAGGATACTAATAGAACGGAATTCTCCTTTCAAAACCCGAACAAGCTCAAAGAGCAGGCGAAACCGACCGAAGCCAACAAAACGCAGACCGCCGTCAATTCTGAGGGCAAGACCAACGAAGCAACCAAGAATATCAAAGAGCCTTTGAAGACTGGTCAGCAAACCCCGAAAGACAAAAAGCAGCAGGAACAACAAGAAAAGCCAAAAGCACCTGCAAAGTCCAAAGGCAGAAAAATGTAAAATAGTATGAAAACAATCATTGCAGAAAAACCAAGCGTAGCAAGAGAAATAGCCAGCCTGTTGGGAGCATCTGAAAAGAAAGATGGCTACCTGACGGGCAACGGCTATTTTGTTACCTGGGCATTCGGTCACCTTATCGGGTTGGGAATGCCCGAAGATTACGGCATATCTGGATTTGATAAATCAGCCTTGCCGATATTGCCAAACCCTTTTTTGCTGACCGTTCGGAAAGTCAAAAAAGACAAAGGCTATACAGCCGATGCAGGTGCATTAAAGCAACTGAAAGTCATCAAAGAACTATTCAATAAAAGCGATAGCATTATTGTAGCAACTGATGCAGGACGTGAGGGCGAATTGATATTTCGCTATATCTACGAACACCTGAAATGTAACAAGCCCTTTGAACGCCTTTGGATAAGCTCGCTCACCGAAAAAGCCATCAAGCAGGGATTTGACAACCTGAAAGACGGAAAGGAATTTGACGGATTGTACCAGGCTGCACAAGGCAGAAGCCGTGCCGATTGGCTCGTAGGCATCAATGCTACACAGGCTTTATCCATTGCCGCAGGAAACGGCGTGTATTCACTCGGCAGGGTGCAAACACCTACACTCGCTTTGATTTGCAAACGCTATCTGGAAAACAAAAACTTTTCGATAAAACAATATTGGCAGATACAGCTATTACATAACAAAGAGTTCATTGATTTTAGAAGCCTTTCCAAAACCAAATGGGACGACCAAAGGCAGGCAGAAGATACGCTCAGGTCTATTGAAAGGAACGGGAATACGATTACCGTTACATCGGTAGCAACCAAAGTCGTTACAGAGCAACCGCCATTATTGTTTGACCTGACAGGTCTGCAAAAAGAAGCCAACAAAAAGCTCAACCTTTCCGCCGAAGAAACACTCAATATTGCCCAAAACTTATATGAAAAGAAATTTATTACTTATCCCCGCACCGGAAGCAAATACATACCCGAAGATATGTGGGCGGAAATCCCCAACCTTGTAAGGGCTTTGCAGGACCGGGAAACCTGCAAGCAAGCCGTAACCAAAATGAAATGGGGGCGCTTCAATAAACGTATCGTAAACGATTTACGAGTTACCGACCACCACGGTTTGTTGATTACGGATAAAATTCCGTCAGCTCTGAACGTAAAGGAAAATGCGGTTTATGATATGATTGCCTTTCGGTTGCTCGAAGCCCTTTCACAATCCT encodes the following:
- the topB gene encoding DNA topoisomerase 3, which translates into the protein MKTIIAEKPSVAREIASLLGASEKKDGYLTGNGYFVTWAFGHLIGLGMPEDYGISGFDKSALPILPNPFLLTVRKVKKDKGYTADAGALKQLKVIKELFNKSDSIIVATDAGREGELIFRYIYEHLKCNKPFERLWISSLTEKAIKQGFDNLKDGKEFDGLYQAAQGRSRADWLVGINATQALSIAAGNGVYSLGRVQTPTLALICKRYLENKNFSIKQYWQIQLLHNKEFIDFRSLSKTKWDDQRQAEDTLRSIERNGNTITVTSVATKVVTEQPPLLFDLTGLQKEANKKLNLSAEETLNIAQNLYEKKFITYPRTGSKYIPEDMWAEIPNLVRALQDRETCKQAVTKMKWGRFNKRIVNDLRVTDHHGLLITDKIPSALNVKENAVYDMIAFRLLEALSQSCIKEITDVGLQALHYDFAAKGCKVTEPGWRSIKGSFTDDDIEPIQDLPDLKKGDELKIKEAAVLEKKTKPPVLYTESGLLSAMETAGKDIENEDERKALQNIGIGTPATRASIIETLFTRSYIKREKKSLIPTEKGLQVYELVKERKIADVSMTAEWELALQKIENNEGDASAFQKEMETYASSITDELLQTSIANTNLSKLTCPKCKSQHLIIRDKIVKCPDEVCSWVQFRNVCGVQVRVSDIENLVNKGKTSLIKGMTSKSGKKFDAYIVLDADCKTSFEFEKNKSNKRNGK